Within the Anguilla rostrata isolate EN2019 chromosome 6, ASM1855537v3, whole genome shotgun sequence genome, the region CTAGCtatttgtaaattattatttaaaaaacaatctgCCATACCTCTGTTTAAAGTTCCAAGAGACCACCATGCAGTACATGGAGGTAACCAcccataatacattttattatggtGCTGTACTGTGGTACTTGTGCCATGGTACAACTATGCTACATGTACCATTGTATTTTGACAGTATCACGGCACGTTGTATAATAGTTGTACCATGGTATGTACCTCTGAATGGTACATCCATTGTACTATGGTACATAGCATTTTACTACCATATGTGTACTACAGTGCACTATGGTACATAAACGTTCAATGGTACATCCTGTGGAACTTCCATAGTGTGTACCGTAGTATATTATGGGACATTCATTTTCACCAGTACGTACTATAGTGCACTATGGTACATATTATGGTACTACTGTAGTGTACTATGGTACATAACTAGTACTACCATAGCGTGCACCATAATGCACTatgatatattaaatattagtgTACCGTGGTATATCATGGTAAAATTTCTTATGATCTCAGCGTTGTGTACATCCATGTGTTTCAGGTGCTGCTGTCCTGCAGGGGAGGTTTGGCTGTGAGATCGAGAGAAACCCTGACTCTGGTGTAAGACCTACGAGGGCCTTTGCTCAGTACGGATGGAATGGAGAAGACTTCCTGTCCTTCAGCCTCAGCAGGCTTCAGTGGGAGGCTTCAACAGGATCTGCTGTCCCCATTGAGAGGATGTGGAACAGGGACCAGGGCATCATGAAGGAAACTAAGAACTACATGGAGGACACCTGTGTGATGCATCTGAAGGACAGTTTGTCTTTTGAAGCAGAGGAGAGCAAGGAGACCCGTAAGTACCAAGATCCCAAAGAAAATGGAGCACACTGCAGTATATTGGAAACAATGTAATATATGTGACAAGATGTCAGAATTTCACAATATATGGGGAACTATTAAAATTATTGCTGCTTTCATTGctatatattcacacacaaacactatagTGCTACTTGAAAGTTTGTGAACCCTATACGGAtggtcattattttattttgtaaaccaTTTCCATTTCTTAGTGTTAAAAAAGATGCATCCCCATCCCCTATGTATTTTACACTTAAGCttccaaataatgttttttttccttgctttttaaaaagaaaggatggtacctcatttaaaatgtgacattatGTCTAGAGGTTTTACTCAGGAAACCAACACTTTCAAAACATACCCACACACTTAAACAttgccttttcctttttccccatTTCAGCTCAGCCCACAGCTGCAGTATTCGCTAAGAGATCCCTGAACCCTGGGAAGATTATTCTGACCTGCCTAGTTTCAGGATTTCACTGCAGTAACACGACGGTGGAGGTTTATCAGGATGATGCCATCATCACTGAAGAAGACGGCCTTTTGTCCTCTGGGATCAGACCAAACGGGGATGGGACCTGCCAGCTGAGAAAGAGTTTGGACATCTCTAACGGCACTGAGGCATCGTATAGCTGTGAAGTCCAGTTCGGAAGTCTTAAACGACTGGTCAAATGGGGTAAAACTGCTCACTGTGACCCATTTCCATTAATGCTGACTCGCAGAACCAGATCAAATTATTAGTGCTGTGGGAACAAAATGGTGACCCCTATAAAAGAGTGTGGCATGAACCGCCAGTGTGGCTGTCAAACTATAATATTGCTGCTTTTTGCCTTTGCAGATGGGAAGATATGGGACCGGgctgaacaaaaacaagaccACAACATGAGACGTCACTACTGGTTTCTTATGGTGCCACTGGTGTTGGTCGTTGCTTTATCACTTGTGTTTCTCATTCGGATCCTGAGGCGCAGATTGCGCACACAGGTAAGAAACCGGAGAAATTCACAATGGAATTATgtccctatatatatatatatcctagCATCTTATCTTGTCTCTTACATTGAGGAGTACCATGTAATAATTGTGTACATTTATATCAGTTCTAATTACCATAAAAATGACCATAAATGATATGTGCAGtaagaggagaggaggctgaTGGGAATTcaacattctttcatttatttactgactgaaaagacaagaaaaaaaaaaaattctgaaaacacaatttatCAGTGCTATATAGAAGACCCCATTTGCAAAGATACTGCTGGTACTAAACtagtttttttgtgatggtTAAGCATAAATGCCCACATGCTGATTCCTAAAGGGTTATGTTCACTTTCTTTACATTGTAGGCTCtgcaaagagaaaaacaaatggaCCAGACCAATTTTTTGATGCACCAGAGGAACCCAGATCAGCAACTTCATCAGGATTCAAGGGAGAAAATCAACACCAGCCATCCAACACATGCAGCGGACCTTTTGAATTGACTGTAAATTTAGCAATCCTACTGTATAaatgatgcaatgtaaatgctgtgtaaacaATTGTGTAAATAGTTGTGCAGGTTGCTCTGGATCAGAGCGTCTGctgaaatggctgtaatgtaatgttcttccTCCTATTTCGACTTacgttaggtcagaataatgttcactttgtgaactgaactgtgccATTGGCTATAAATAAGTGTACGAAATGAGGATTGtacttatcgaacctgtgttctgtagctgTTGCAATGACCATCATATGCactcttgtacgtcgctttggataaaagcatctgctaaataaatgtaatgtaaagtggcTCTTAGAGAGGGTACCATAACTAAAATACCCCAGGGTTCTCCCCTAAGAGTGTAACCgaggcagtgcagtgcagcccTCTGTTCCCTCACTGAAGTCTAATTACAGTTAGTCGGCTGGCCGATGACACAGtcatatttcttcaaaataaattccagattataataaattgataaatgctttttatttttttttactctttgtcAGCTTTGAATGTCAcggttttatattttgtattttgtatgttaaaataaaaatgattgaatatAAGGTGCCCTCGTGTAAGTTCAAATGTCATTGTGTTGATCTGAGACACCAACATTGTTCATCCTTGAGAGTTTGGTTAAGTATGTTGCTATCATATGTCCTTATATTCATTCTCAAGCTGTAAAGAGAAGCTTTAATAGCATTTACATGCTGAGACCCATGTTGACCAAGCGTGGTAACACACTGAGTTTTAGGTCTTTGGCTACATCTTATAGGTCCTTGTTCTACTTATGAAATCAATTTGGCCATTAACTCTTCATTATTCTGTATGTACACCAACAAATGTTGAACACTTTCACTGACTTCTGTGAGCGAGAATTTATATTTATGTCTTGTTCTTTTTATAAACCATAAATGGGTGCTAAggtttactcttttttttcttaagagaCAGGAAATTGTTTTATCATGAGAAGGAGGCCTTATGAGTGTTCTAGGTCTGGTCACCTTGAACGCCAGACCTGAAGGCTGTTACCCATCAAAGGGTTTCTGTTTGTGAGATTTAGACACGTAGAGCTATTACCGTAAGTGTCTTCAGGGTAGGAGATGTGTGGTAGTTGGGGGGCGTGGAGGAGCGGAGGTGAGGAGTGAAGAGTAATGGAATGCACCCCAGGTGAGCAGCAGTTCACCGGTCGTCTGTAGAGGTCTGATGGTAGAAGCAGGGAGGCCAGTCACAGTGTGTTCAGGAGAGTGTTCAGGCTCTGGTCCAGGTGGGAGAGGACCAGAACCTGACCCAGAAGCTCAGGTGAGTCGGTGGCGAGAAATGGGCGGAGTCTCCTGATGTTGTAGAGGAAGAAGCTGTGTGCCAGGCTCTCTGCAGTCGTTTGCAGTGTTGCCAAGTTTGCCATCTAGCAGCAGGCCAAGGTTCTTGGTGCTAGGGGAAGCCAACGTGGTGGTGTCACCCAGGAAGAGTGAGGTCACATGGGGGAGAAAGACATAGCAGGgatgtctgagtgtgtttgtcaTGTTCAGCTTTAGATTGTGAGCTTCCATCCAGCTAAAGATTTGGGCaaatttctgtttaaattggCTTAGCAGCTgtgaagaagaacaagaagatgaagaagaggaagaaggcaAAACTCAAAATACTTAATTTCCAATCTGCATTTTTCGTGAACACTTGCGTGAGTCGTTGACCACTGTCCGTGATTGTAAAGGCCCTGGGTCTGTGCTGAGTGACACCATGGAGTCCCACCCCCAGTTTTTTACATTAATGACATTCACTGCATGCAGTTTCCCACAGAGTACCGCTCCCTTGATTTGCTTTACAGTCCGTTTCTGATCTTGCTCATTTCCATAGTCTCACCCTCTCCTGTGATAACAATAAATTAGTTTGAGAAATGTTATATTACAATGtggatttttttcagaaaaaaaatcagaataagCTACATTGCACTAAGAAGGAATTATGAATATTCAGATTTCTAGTCAGAGAATAGTTTTCAAGAAGGACAAAACAATCAAGTTTATTAAACTCCAGCAGCTTAGGAAAAAGGAGACATACAgtgtcacattttatttcaatgtttaTTCAAGTAACCCATGATTTTCACTAGTTTATAATAAGATGAGATTGATTCACACTTGCAGCACAAAGTGATAATATGGGTACTAAAGGCAACATGGTGGCAAGGCATTGAGTATAAAATAACACATCTTTGTCCACTGGAATAGCACATTTAAAGACCAGCAAGTAAGCAAGTAAGATggaaatgtgcatttgaaaaGGCTTCTCTGTATTTTGAATAGTTTTGATCACAATAACCCTAAGAGGTTGCCTTTACTCCATTTGCCCAGTTCTTTGTCACGTACAATCAGTAAACAATTTTATCGTCTGATCCAGCAGCAGTGGTCAAGTGTGCAGATACGGATCGAGCACCGACAGGATTTATACGGCTCACAGAAGTTCTGTGGAATTGCTACTCAGAAAGAAGGACATGCTCGCCATCTGCTGGCCACCTTGAGACTAGCATGTTCCACTGATGTATTTATTTCCTGTGAAATCAAAAAATGGCCTACTGGAATTTAAACACACGAAAACCGAAAATTGTATGAGAACCTGAGATGCAATGGGTCTGGGCTGCAAAAACTATTCTAAAGTTGATCGCGAAGAACAGGGAAACGTGTACTGGCTGGCAAGTGTACAGATTAAACATTCAAGTGTTCAGGCAGCATACATTTCTAACACAATACCAGTGGCACTAGAGCAAGGATTTGGATTTGTCACATAGGAAAACAAGTTTATCTTGAACACTTTGATTATAAAACAGTACTTATATTGCAAACATTTGTCAGGTATGAAAATGATAAAGATTCCATCTTCACACAAAAACTGTGAAACAAAGGgttacacttttttaaaaaatttaccaaaaaataaaaacactgcaataaaaatgatacaaacacaaacataaccaactatctaaaaatattttctgtctcTCGAAACCTAATGCTTAATGttaatgctaaatgctaactgacggattattataatataaattaacatttttaaaaatactttaaaactCTGTCTTCCATTGGTTGCCTGTGATTAAACCTAAAACCTAAACATTATGTGTATaaacattacaataaaacaatacattttataaatactttaaaatttcaaataaattacacattttagaAATACTTTCAACTTCAAAACTAAGGACATCAGGTGACAGGAACAGGCCAGTGTCTTGGGTGTCTTCGGTCTGGGTTGAAGCTGAAAGGGGTGTTTCATGGTACTGGGTCGCTGGCAGTGTTAAAGCTGAGCCAAGAGAGGGCGCTAGTGTCTGCAACCTGAGAGCTCATTGCGACCGTAGAGTCAAAGAGTTGTTTGTCCTCCTGTGTTTGACACAGGGAAAGAAAGTGAACGTAGCCCTTCAGAAATCAACAAGTGGGCATTTATGCTTACCcatcacaaaaaataacttgtttAGTACCACCGGTATCTTTGCAAATGAGACCTTCTATATTGCACTGAGAAAttgtgttttcagaattttttttccctcacttgTCTTTTTcgtcagtaaataaatgaaagaatttgCAATCTTGACATCCCAtcagcctcctctcctcttactgcacatatcatttataataatcaGGACTGATATAAATGTATACAGTTATTCCAAGGTATCTTTCAATGTAAGAGACAAGATAAGATGCTAGGAGTGCTCCTTTAGGGACATAATTCCATGGTGAATCTCTGCTGtttctcacctgtgtgtgcaatCTGCATCTCAGTGTCAgcatgaaatttaaaaacacaggtgaTAAACCAATGACCAACGCAAGTGCTGCCAAAAGGAACCAGTAGTAATGTCcagggtcattgtcttgttttgGTTCAGCCTGGTCCCATATCTTCCCATCtgcaaaggcaaaaaagcaGCAATATTATAGTTTGACAGCCACACTGATGGTTCATGCCACACTCTTTTATAGGGGTCACGATTTTGTTCctacagcaaaaataattttatcagGTTCTGCGAGTCAGCATTAATGGAAATGGGTCACAGTGAGCAGTTTTACCCCATTTGACCAGTTGTTCAAGACTTCTGAACAGGACTTCACAGCTATACGATGCCTCAGTGCCGTTAGAGATGTCCAAACTCTTTCTCAGCTGGCAGGTCCCATCCCCGTTTGGTCTGATCCCAGAGGACAAAAGGCCATCTtcttcagtgatgatgtcatcatcccGATAAACCTCCACCGttgtgttactgcagtgaaaTCCTGAAACTAGGCAGGTCAGAATAACCTTCCCAGGATTCAGGGATCTCTTAGCGAATACTGCAGCTGTGGGCTCAgctaaaatggggaaaaaagagaaaaggcaaGTTTTTTGTACACAAGGGAAGGCCTCTTGTGTATGTTCAAGTAATGAGGCGTACCAGTGTACTTtggatgtgaaaatgtgtaaagGCTGTCAGGTCTGTATTCAGGCATAAATGTTCAGGCAGCTTGCATTGGAATTGGAAGAGGGAAAATGcacattattttactgtgtgtctgttctgaaaatgttgttttcctgaGTAAATCCCCATTGACATATAAGATCACATTTTAAGTAAGGTACCATCCTTTCTTCAATAAATTCTTTGCacctttttttacattataagATGTGTGAACCCCTTAGGGAAATTAAACATACTGCTATATACTGGaattatgtgcctttttgttttttaggaaaattcatacacgcacacacatatcgCAATGACAGGAGCAAATTTGAATAGTTCCCAAAATACTGGCATGTTCTGATAACTTGATAATATATTCCATTTTCCCActatactgcagtgtgttccATTTCTGTATGGGACCATGGTACTAACCTGTCTCCTGGCTCTCCTCTGCTTCAAAGGACAAACTTCTCTCCAGGTGATGCACACAGATGTAATCTATGTAGTTCTTAGTTTCCGTGGTGATGTCCTCGTCCCTGTTCCACTTCCTCTTCATGGGGACAGCAGATCCTGCTGAAGCCTCCCACTGAAGCCTGCTGAGGTTCAAGGACAGGAAGTCTTCTCCATTCCATCCGTACTGAGCAAAGGCCCTCATAAGTCTTACACCAGAGTCAGGGTTTCGCTCGATCTCACAGCCAAACCTCCCCTGCAGGACGGCAGCACCTGGAACACATGGATGTACATGATGCAGTGATTATGCCTGCATGTACTGCATGGCCTTTACTTGGACCTTTAAACAGAGGTacagcagaggaaaaaaaacatttttaaaaagctgaaatataAAGGCCCTCACTCACCAGACATGTTAAGTCCTGTGTAATTTTTTAAGATGTCAGTTCTGCCTCTGTTCCAATGCTCCATATTAAGGCGTTTGACAGACTTCCACAGAGAACGGCCTGGTCCTTCACGCATCCAGTTTCTATGGGGCACACTGTCCGTGCCATTGCTACTGTAGGAATCGACTGCTTCACCATCAAGCCACAGGACACAAGTGAACTCATCAGAATTCACTGCAGTGTAGGTACCCAGAAGGGAGTGAGGAActgaaagacagacacagggaaagagagatgtcACAAGGTACCAAATATGATGTTCAGCCCAAACTGTCCCTAAGCCAGGAAACAACGTTTTGACCCCATCTGGCAGCCGAAAAAACaaacgaaataaataaataaatacacacgcacgcaagtaGACACaatgatttatattttagtATTATacaatgctgctgctgcctctaGTTGCAGCCAGTAATATTCCGCCTGCTCACAGTGGTGAATCAAGATCTGTGCGAACTATCGAGAATGATAGGCTATAttatgagatttattttttgtttagttttggcATTACTGATGATGTTTTTGAATGCTACATAAAACACATTGAACCACATAGGGAAAAATGCCTGTTTCGGCCCAGTGAAAATGCGGCAACCCTAGTGCGCTGTCAGAATACCTGACTTGGAGAAGCGTTAACACGCTCCACTTTATATGTTAATTTACTAGGGCTCCTTAGGCCTATTAACTGGATGacattatacacacatgtatTTGTATGATGTCCATAggacacattaaaaaaacctgttaCTCCACCCAAGCgtgtgtgattggttgaaacAAACGATAATTCCGAAAAAAGGGGGAACGGATGTCCCTGGCAGTGGCCTTTAGCTTACGGAAGAATGAAGGAAAATTAGCCTTAAAAGGTATACTTATAACTTATAAAACGGTTTATATCTTTAAGGAAAAtcgtttttgttgttgttaaatcGGCTAAACGTTGTAAAACTCTTAAGGCACGGACAACAAGAATATAGTGGCATAGCGTTTACTGAAGTTAACTTGCTAAACAACAGACGGAATCACAACGCAGTAATAATCAGGAACGTGGTTTTTTCCTGGACGGCGCATCTCAGTTAACGTGCGCATGTCCCAGGCGCCCGCCCCTAATAAACTGAAACGTCAAACGGGGGCGTGTACCGGCCATTTACTGACAAAAGTAACCCCAATACATCACATAAATACAGATACATAAGCTATCGTAAGTTCAGAAAATATTACGACAAGGATGACGACGGGTAGgtacaaacaacacacacacgttttacAAATTTAagcatgaaataattaaataacaacGCAATATGACACATAACAAAGCAGATATCGCAAGCATATATCCAACCGGTCTACCTGGAAGCCAAACTCAACAAGGTAGATGAAAGCGTAGGCTACCTACCCGATATAGTGCGCCAAACAATGTccgaaaacaataaaattccaTAAATACTAAACATTTTACAACACAACCTCAAAAACTATATCCACTCTGGTCTATTTGTTGCCAACAGCCTTTGGGAAATCTCTCGTTACACGTTGTTTCAGCAAATCAAGCAGTAATAATGAGACCGGCCGCCGAGGTATATATAGGTGGAATCAGTGGGAAGACACACTTTCTAAACTTTCTGACCACGCCTTCGTTGTGGTTATCCGCCaatacagagacagagtgcaTGCTTGCAAACCACGCCCATCGACGCCCATGTGTGCACAACAGCCAGCCGTCCTGTCCTCTAACCAGCTCCTGCTACTCTCGCTGCAACAGCGTGGTGTAAAGATTTCACAAGGCTATTCATTGATAACTAATGGACCAGGATggatatagttttttttaagttgttttgtaaaatgtttcgCATTTATAGCTTTTTACTGTTTTTGGACATTGCTTGGCGCACGGTGTCAGGTACGTATTGACGCTTTCATCTTTGCCTTTCGAAATAAGTAAAATTTcgactattttatttttatttttcttagttAAAACACAATGTGTATTGGTTTGGCATTCGTTACATTTAATTCGTTTTTGAGATTGTTTGATCTACTATGTCAGGTTCGAATCGACATTTACATCTGATCTATTTTAGTTTTGCTTTCAGTTTGGGTAGACTACAGTGGTGGTGGTAactatgtagcctacatgtacTTCGTCACTGTAGAATTAGGATATCAGGTAGTTATTCCCTCGCCTTACAGGCAGCAGATTTTGAGTGTCTCCCATGATGGTATAGCTGGACATTTAGgagtaaataaaacatacgaTCGTGTTCTTCGCCAGTTTTTCTGGGTGGGATTGAAAACGGATGTAGTGCAGTATTGTAAAACTTGTCATGTTTGCCAGCTCACTGGTAAACCTAATAAAATCATTCCACCTGCGCCGTTGTTTCCGATCCCCGTAATTGGTGAACCGTTCGAACATCTTATTGTTGATTGTGTTGGCCCGCTTCCTCGGTCCAAAGCTGGAAACACGTATTTGCTCACTATGATGTGCCAAGCTACACACTATCCGGAGGCTGTGCCGTTGCGTACGATTACGGCTAAAGCCGTTTTGAAAACTCTGACCAAGTTTATAACAGTTTTTGGCATTCCCAAAGTGGTTCAGACAGACCAGGGAACCAATTTTATGTCCCGTGTTTTCGCCCAAGTTCTTCGGCAGCTCAGAATAAAGCACAACGTATCTAGTGCCTATCACGCGGAAAGCCAGGGCGCCCTCGAACGCTTCcatcaaaccttgaagtctatGCTACGTGCGTACTGCCATGAGCTGGAGAAAGATTGGGAGGAGGGACTCCCCTGGTTGCTTATGGCTGCCCGTGAGGTGTCCCAGGAAAGCACAGGTTTTAGTCCTACTGAATTGGTGTTTGGACACCAAGTTAGAGGCCCCCTTGGGCTGATTAGAGATCAGTGGCTTCCAGAAACGCCTCCGGCTAACCTTTTGAGCTACGTGAATGATTTTCGCCTTCGGTTGTATAGGGCGTGTGCATTGGCTAAGAAAAACCTAGAAAGCTCACAGAAGAGAATGAAGGGTTGGTTCGATCAGAAGGCTAAAGTCCGCCACTTTGATCCTGGAGATAAAGTCTTGGCATTGCTGCCCATTCTTGGTTCAGCCTTACAGGCTAGGTTTAGTGGACCTTACGTTGTGGAGCAGAAGGTTTCAGACCTAAACTATTTGATTAACACTCCGGATAGGAAAAAGCATGTTCAACTGTGCCATATTAACATGCTGAAGCCGTATTATGCTCGCCCTTCCGAGCCGTTGTCAGCCGGGCCGAATGCTGAGGCTTCCTTATCTGTCCCTGTTAAGCCTGTAGCCTTGTCCTCGGTGCTGAACCCCTCTGATCCTCCTGCATTTGCCAGCTCCACGGCTGACCTCCCTTCTCAGCCTCCGTGGGTGGTAGACGCAGGGGAAGATGAAGTAGTGCCAGCTGAGGAGGTATTTAGGGGTAGGTTAAATAATTCCCAGTTCCTTGGGAACCTTGAAACACAGTTTTCGCATTTGACCAGTTCCAAACAGTCTGACCTTGTCTGTTTGATTAAGTCTCATCTATCTCTCTTTCCGGATATTCCTTCTCGAACTACGCTTGTGGAGCATGATATTGATGTGGGTGAAGCAAGGCCTATTAAGCAGCATTTTTACCGTGTATCTCCAGGAAAAAATGAACATCTACTTAAAGAATTGAAGTATATGCTTGAAAATAACATTGCGCAGCCCAGTTTTTCTAGCTGGTCTAGCCCATGCTTG harbors:
- the LOC135258183 gene encoding major histocompatibility complex class I-related gene protein-like isoform X9, translating into MDQDGYSLSKWFCKMFCIYSFSLFWTLFGGTVSVSHSLLGTYTAVNSDEFTCVLWLDGEAVDSYSSNGMDSVPCRNWMREGRGRYLWKSVKRLSMVQWDRGRTDILKNDIGLNMSGAAVLQGRFGCEIERNPDSGVRPTRAFAQYGWNGEDFLSFSLSRLQWEASTGSAVPIERMWNRDQGIMKETKNYMEDTCVMHLKDSLSFEAEESKETPQPTAAVFAKRSLNPGKIILTCLVSGFHCSNTTVEVYQDDAIITEEDGLLSSGIRPNGDGTCQLRKSLDISNGTEASYSCEVQFGSLKRLVKWDGTIWERATPRQDYDYYWFFMTLVLAIGLVPLFFVFMRLLRDRWRRQVRNRRNSPWN
- the LOC135258183 gene encoding major histocompatibility complex class I-related gene protein-like isoform X4; amino-acid sequence: MDQDGYSLSKWFCKMFCIYSFSLFWTLFGGTVSVSHSLLGTYTAVNSDEFTCVLWLDGEAVDSYSSNGMDSVPCRNWMREGRGRYLWKSVKRLSMVQWDRGRTDILKNDIGLNMSGAAVLQGRFGCEIERNPDSGVRPTRAFAQYGWNGEDFLSFSLSRLQWEASTGSAVPIERMWNRDQGIMKETKNYMEDTCVMHLKDSLSFEAEESKETPQPTAAVFAKRSLNPGKIILTCLVSGFHCSNTTVEVYQDDAIITEEDGLLSSGIRPNGDGTCQLRKSLDISNGTEASYSCEVQFGSLKRLVKWDGKIWDRAEQKQDHNMRRHYWFLMVPLVLVVALSLVFLIRILRRRLRTQPNQRTEDLALSVIERVDGAQVE
- the LOC135258183 gene encoding major histocompatibility complex class I-related gene protein-like isoform X8; its protein translation is MDQDGYSLSKWFCKMFCIYSFSLFWTLFGGTVSVSHSLLGTYTAVNSDEFTCVLWLDGEAVDSYSSNGMDSVPCRNWMREGRGRYLWKSVKRLSMVQWDRGRTDILKNDIGLNMSGAAVLQGRFGCEIERNPDSGVRPTRAFAQYGWNGEDFLSFSLSRLQWEASTGSAVPIERMWNRDQGIMKETKNYMEDTCVMHLKDSLSFEAEESKETPQPTAAVFAKRSLNPGKIILTCLVSGFHCSNTTVEVYQDDAIITEEDGLLSSGIRPNGDGTCQLRKSLDISNGTEASYSCEVQFGSLKRLVKWDGKIWDRAEQKQDHNMRRHYWFLMVPLVLVVALSLVFLIRILRRRLRTQVRNRRNSPWN
- the LOC135258183 gene encoding major histocompatibility complex class I-related gene protein-like isoform X1, translating into MDQDGYSLSKWFCKMFCIYSFSLFWTLFGGTVSVSHSLLGTYTAVNSDEFTCVLWLDGEAVDSYSSNGMDSVPCRNWMREGRGRYLWKSVKRLSMVQWDRGRTDILKNDIGLNMSGAAVLQGRFGCEIERNPDSGVRPTRAFAQYGWNGEDFLSFSLSRLQWEASTGSAVPIERMWNRDQGIMKETKNYMEDTCVMHLKDSLSFEAEESKETPQPTAAVFAKRSLNPGKIILTCLVSGFHCSNTTVEVYQDDAIITEEDGLLSSGIRPNGDGTCQLRKSLDISNGTEASYSCEVQFGSLKRLVKWDGKIWDRAEQKQDHNMRRHYWFLMVPLVLVVALSLVFLIRILRRRLRTQALQREKQMDQTNFLMHQRNPDQQLHQDSREKINTSHPTHAADLLN
- the LOC135258183 gene encoding class I histocompatibility antigen, F10 alpha chain-like isoform X7 — protein: MSVSHSLLGTYTAVNSDEFTCVLWLDGEAVDSYSSNGMDSVPCRNWMREGRGRYLWKSVKRLSMVQWDRGRTDILKNDIGLNMSGAAVLQGRFGCEIERNPDSGVRPTRAFAQYGWNGEDFLSFSLSRLQWEASTGSAVPIERMWNRDQGIMKETKNYMEDTCVMHLKDSLSFEAEESKETPQPTAAVFAKRSLNPGKIILTCLVSGFHCSNTTVEVYQDDAIITEEDGLLSSGIRPNGDGTCQLRKSLDISNGTEASYSCEVQFGSLKRLVKWDGKIWDRAEQKQDHNMRRHYWFLMVPLVLVVALSLVFLIRILRRRLRTQALQREKQMDQTNFLMHQRNPDQQLHQDSREKINTSHPTHAADLLN
- the LOC135258183 gene encoding major histocompatibility complex class I-related gene protein-like isoform X3 — protein: MFSIYGILLFSDIVWRTVSVSHSLLGTYTAVNSDEFTCVLWLDGEAVDSYSSNGMDSVPCRNWMREGRGRYLWKSVKRLSMVQWDRGRTDILKNDIGLNMSGAAVLQGRFGCEIERNPDSGVRPTRAFAQYGWNGEDFLSFSLSRLQWEASTGSAVPIERMWNRDQGIMKETKNYMEDTCVMHLKDSLSFEAEESKETPQPTAAVFAKRSLNPGKIILTCLVSGFHCSNTTVEVYQDDAIITEEDGLLSSGIRPNGDGTCQLRKSLDISNGTEASYSCEVQFGSLKRLVKWDGKIWDRAEQKQDHNMRRHYWFLMVPLVLVVALSLVFLIRILRRRLRTQALQREKQMDQTNFLMHQRNPDQQLHQDSREKINTSHPTHAADLLN
- the LOC135258183 gene encoding major histocompatibility complex class I-related gene protein-like isoform X2, whose translation is MFRIYSFLLFSDIAWRTVSVSHSLLGTYTAVNSDEFTCVLWLDGEAVDSYSSNGMDSVPCRNWMREGRGRYLWKSVKRLSMVQWDRGRTDILKNDIGLNMSGAAVLQGRFGCEIERNPDSGVRPTRAFAQYGWNGEDFLSFSLSRLQWEASTGSAVPIERMWNRDQGIMKETKNYMEDTCVMHLKDSLSFEAEESKETPQPTAAVFAKRSLNPGKIILTCLVSGFHCSNTTVEVYQDDAIITEEDGLLSSGIRPNGDGTCQLRKSLDISNGTEASYSCEVQFGSLKRLVKWDGKIWDRAEQKQDHNMRRHYWFLMVPLVLVVALSLVFLIRILRRRLRTQALQREKQMDQTNFLMHQRNPDQQLHQDSREKINTSHPTHAADLLN
- the LOC135258184 gene encoding BOLA class I histocompatibility antigen, alpha chain BL3-7-like isoform X1, which produces MFSIYGILLFSDIVWRTISVPHSLLGTYTAVNSDEFTCVLWLDGEAVDSYSSNGTDSVPHRNWMREGPGRSLWKSVKRLNMEHWNRGRTDILKNYTGLNMSGAAVLQGRFGCEIERNPDSGVRLMRAFAQYGWNGEDFLSLNLSRLQWEASAGSAVPMKRKWNRDEDITTETKNYIDYICVHHLERSLSFEAEESQETVSHSLLGTYTAVNTDEFTCVLWLDGEAVDSYSSNGTDRVPRRNWMREGPGRSLWKSVKRRNMEHWDRGRTDILKNDTGLNMSGAAVLQGRFGCEIELNPDSGIRLMRTFAQYGWNGEDFLSFNPSRLQWEASAGSAVPMKRKWNRDRTITVETKDYIDFICVHHLLKSLSYETKENKETG